The Nocardioides pantholopis genome window below encodes:
- the prmC gene encoding peptide chain release factor N(5)-glutamine methyltransferase, which translates to MSPRDLQRAAVLRLAEAGVASPEHDAAELLAHVLGTTRGRLVLLDTVPPDAAETYEGLVARRAAREPLQHLTGVAWFRHVELAVGPGVFVPRPETELLAGWAVEQLADLADPVVVDLCTGSGAVAKAIADEVPHARVHAVELDPAAFRWAERNLEDTGVDLREGDMATAFPELDGTVDLVTCNPPYIPLDAWESVAAEARDHDPELALFSGADGLDAMRVLEVRAAALLRPGGQVGAEHADVQGRSAPGVFAAAGRWQEVRDHDDLAGRARFVTARLAR; encoded by the coding sequence GTGAGTCCCCGCGACCTCCAGCGCGCGGCAGTGCTCCGGCTGGCCGAGGCCGGCGTCGCCAGCCCCGAGCACGATGCCGCCGAGCTGCTCGCCCACGTGCTGGGCACCACCCGGGGGCGCCTGGTGCTGCTCGACACGGTGCCGCCGGACGCCGCCGAGACCTACGAGGGCCTGGTGGCCCGCCGGGCGGCGCGCGAGCCGCTGCAGCACCTGACCGGGGTCGCCTGGTTCCGCCACGTCGAGCTGGCGGTGGGGCCGGGGGTCTTCGTGCCGCGGCCCGAGACCGAGCTCCTGGCCGGCTGGGCCGTCGAGCAGCTGGCCGACCTCGCCGACCCGGTCGTCGTCGACCTGTGCACCGGCTCGGGGGCGGTCGCGAAGGCGATCGCCGACGAGGTGCCGCACGCGCGGGTGCACGCGGTGGAGCTGGACCCCGCGGCGTTCCGCTGGGCCGAGCGGAACCTCGAGGACACCGGCGTGGACCTGCGCGAGGGAGACATGGCGACGGCGTTCCCGGAGCTGGACGGCACCGTCGACCTCGTCACCTGCAACCCGCCGTACATCCCGCTGGACGCCTGGGAGTCGGTCGCCGCCGAGGCCCGCGACCACGACCCCGAGCTGGCGCTGTTCTCCGGTGCCGACGGGCTCGACGCGATGCGGGTCCTGGAGGTGCGTGCGGCCGCGCTGCTGCGTCCGGGCGGGCAGGTCGGTGCCGAGCACGCCGACGTCCAGGGCCGCTCCGCGCCGGGCGTCTTCGCGGCCGCCGGACGCTGGCAGGAGGTCCGCGACCACGACGACCTGGCGGGCCGTGCGCGCTTCGTGACGGCGCGGCTGGCACGATGA
- the rpmE gene encoding 50S ribosomal protein L31, whose amino-acid sequence MKKDIHPTYVDTQVTCTCGATFTTRSTETSGAIRADVCSQCHPFYTGKQKILDTGGRVARFEARYAKAAKK is encoded by the coding sequence ATGAAGAAGGACATCCACCCCACCTACGTCGACACCCAGGTGACCTGCACCTGCGGCGCGACGTTCACCACCCGTAGCACCGAGACCTCCGGCGCGATCCGTGCCGACGTGTGCTCGCAGTGCCACCCGTTCTACACCGGCAAGCAGAAGATCCTCGACACCGGCGGCCGTGTCGCCCGCTTCGAGGCCCGCTACGCCAAGGCCGCGAAGAAGTAG
- the rho gene encoding transcription termination factor Rho yields MTETMDTADQGAMGTAADAGASAPKKRGGGLNAMLIADLKAMAGGLGIAGAGGMKKAQLVEAIKAAQSGGGPAKSAGGAEKQPRGRARSGSADQQAQAAGTPAADAPAAEAPAEKRSRQRTGKRAERPADQQADQGEQTVQQSGGRRERSRGEQRQETRAERREPRQDQQDRQDRQDREDRQDREDRQDRQDRQQDSRQDREDRQDRQQDSRQDRQDRQDRQQDRQQDSRQDRQERQDRQDRQQDSRQDRQQESRQDRQQDRQHEDDEDGRGRNRRRRGRDRDRVRTGGRNEPDTTILEDDVLVPAAGILDVLDSYAFVRTSGYLPGADDVYVSLSMVRKYGLRRGDALVGQVRQPREGERKEKFNPMVRIDSVNGADPDAARNRVEFSKLTPLYPSERLRMETDSANMIGRVIDIAAPIGKGQRGLIVSPAKAGKTMVMQAIARSITANNPECHLMVVLVDERPEEVTDFERSVKGEVISSTFDRPPADHTMVAELAIERAKRLVELGHDVVVLLDGITRLGRAYNLAAPASGRILSGGVDSAALYPPKKFFGAARNIENGGSLTILATALIESGSKMDEVIFEEFKGTGNMELRLRRDFADKRLFPAIDAIQSGTRREELLLSKEELAIVWKLRRVLSSLDGQQALELLLERLRKTQSNIEFLMQVQKNTPAPGTDG; encoded by the coding sequence GTGACCGAGACCATGGACACTGCCGATCAGGGAGCGATGGGCACTGCTGCCGATGCGGGCGCGAGCGCGCCGAAGAAGCGCGGCGGTGGGTTGAACGCGATGCTGATCGCCGACCTCAAGGCGATGGCCGGAGGGTTGGGGATCGCCGGCGCCGGCGGCATGAAGAAGGCCCAGCTCGTGGAGGCCATCAAGGCCGCCCAGAGCGGCGGGGGCCCTGCCAAGTCGGCCGGCGGCGCCGAGAAGCAGCCTCGAGGGCGGGCCCGGTCCGGCTCGGCCGACCAGCAGGCCCAGGCTGCCGGCACCCCCGCTGCGGACGCCCCCGCTGCTGAGGCTCCGGCGGAGAAGCGCTCCCGGCAGCGGACCGGCAAGCGCGCCGAGCGTCCGGCCGACCAGCAGGCCGACCAGGGCGAGCAGACCGTCCAGCAGTCCGGCGGGCGCCGCGAGCGAAGCCGCGGTGAGCAGCGCCAGGAGACCCGGGCGGAACGGCGCGAGCCCCGCCAGGACCAGCAGGACCGCCAGGACCGGCAGGACCGCGAGGACCGGCAGGACCGCGAGGACCGGCAGGACCGCCAGGACCGCCAGCAGGACTCCCGTCAGGACCGTGAGGACCGGCAGGACCGGCAGCAGGACTCCCGTCAGGACCGTCAGGACCGGCAGGACCGGCAGCAGGACCGCCAGCAGGACTCTCGTCAGGACCGGCAGGAGCGCCAGGACCGCCAGGACCGGCAGCAGGACTCCCGCCAGGACCGGCAGCAGGAATCTCGTCAGGACCGCCAGCAGGACCGGCAGCACGAGGACGACGAGGACGGTCGCGGCCGCAACCGGCGTCGGCGCGGCCGGGACCGCGACCGGGTCCGCACGGGCGGTCGCAACGAGCCCGACACCACGATCCTCGAGGACGACGTCCTGGTGCCGGCCGCCGGCATCCTCGACGTCCTCGACAGCTACGCGTTCGTGCGCACCAGCGGCTACCTGCCGGGCGCCGACGACGTCTACGTCTCGCTCTCGATGGTCCGCAAGTACGGGCTGCGCCGCGGTGACGCCCTCGTCGGGCAGGTGCGCCAGCCCCGGGAGGGCGAGCGCAAGGAGAAGTTCAACCCGATGGTGCGCATCGACAGCGTCAACGGGGCCGACCCCGACGCCGCGCGCAACCGGGTGGAGTTCTCCAAGCTGACACCGCTCTACCCCTCCGAGCGACTGCGGATGGAGACCGACTCGGCGAACATGATCGGCCGGGTCATCGACATCGCCGCGCCGATCGGCAAGGGCCAGCGCGGGCTGATCGTCTCGCCGGCCAAGGCCGGCAAGACCATGGTCATGCAGGCGATCGCGCGCTCGATCACCGCCAACAACCCCGAGTGCCACCTGATGGTGGTGCTGGTCGACGAGCGGCCCGAGGAGGTCACGGACTTCGAGCGCTCGGTCAAGGGCGAGGTCATCTCCTCGACCTTCGACCGGCCGCCGGCCGACCACACGATGGTCGCCGAGCTCGCGATCGAGCGGGCCAAGCGGCTCGTCGAGCTCGGTCACGACGTCGTGGTCCTGCTCGACGGCATTACCCGCCTGGGCCGGGCGTACAACCTCGCGGCCCCCGCCAGCGGCCGGATCCTCTCCGGCGGCGTGGACTCCGCAGCGCTCTACCCGCCCAAGAAGTTCTTCGGCGCCGCCCGCAACATCGAGAACGGCGGCTCGCTGACCATCCTGGCGACCGCGCTGATCGAGAGCGGCTCGAAGATGGACGAGGTGATCTTCGAGGAGTTCAAGGGCACCGGGAACATGGAGCTCCGGCTGCGCCGGGACTTCGCCGACAAGCGGCTCTTCCCCGCGATCGACGCGATCCAGTCCGGCACCCGGCGCGAGGAGCTCCTGCTCAGCAAGGAGGAGCTCGCGATCGTGTGGAAGCTGCGCCGGGTCCTCTCCAGCCTCGACGGGCAGCAGGCCCTCGAGCTGCTCCTGGAGCGGCTGCGCAAGACCCAGAGCAACATCGAGTTCCTGATGCAGGTGCAGAAGAACACCCCTGCGCCGGGCACGGACGGCTGA
- the prfA gene encoding peptide chain release factor 1, with protein sequence MFEAVEGMLAEHADLEERLGAPETHADARLAKRLNQRYAELSSVISAWRDWQRQGEDLEAAQELAVEDPSFAGEVEALAAQREVAEERLRRLLVPRDPADAKDAILEVKSGEGGEESALFAGDLLRMYTRYAERRGWKVEVLDAAESDLGGYKSVTVAVKAKGASEPGETPYARLKFEGGVHRVQRVPVTESQGRVHTSAAGVLVLPEAEPVDVSVDDNDLRIDVFRSSGPGGQSVNTTDSAVRITHLPTGIVVSCQNEKSQLQNREQALRILRSRLLAAAQEAADAEASDARRSQIRTVDRSERIRTYNYPENRISDHRTGYKSYNLDQVLDGDLQPVLDSCAEADLAARLEALEQ encoded by the coding sequence GTGTTCGAGGCCGTCGAGGGCATGCTCGCCGAGCATGCCGACCTGGAGGAGCGCCTGGGCGCGCCAGAGACCCACGCGGACGCCCGGCTGGCCAAGCGCCTCAACCAGCGCTACGCCGAGCTGTCGTCGGTGATCTCCGCCTGGCGGGACTGGCAGCGGCAGGGCGAGGACCTCGAGGCGGCGCAGGAGCTCGCCGTCGAGGACCCGTCGTTCGCCGGCGAGGTCGAGGCGCTCGCCGCCCAGCGCGAGGTCGCCGAGGAGCGGCTGCGCCGGCTGCTGGTGCCACGCGACCCCGCGGACGCCAAGGACGCGATCCTCGAGGTCAAGTCGGGGGAGGGTGGCGAGGAGTCGGCGCTGTTCGCCGGCGACCTGCTGCGGATGTACACCAGGTACGCCGAGCGCCGCGGCTGGAAGGTCGAGGTCCTGGACGCGGCCGAGTCCGACCTGGGCGGCTACAAGTCGGTCACGGTCGCGGTCAAGGCCAAGGGGGCCTCCGAGCCCGGCGAGACGCCGTACGCACGGCTGAAGTTCGAGGGCGGTGTGCACCGCGTGCAGCGGGTGCCGGTCACCGAGTCCCAGGGCCGCGTGCACACCAGTGCGGCCGGGGTGCTGGTGCTGCCGGAGGCCGAGCCGGTCGACGTGTCCGTCGACGACAACGACCTGCGCATCGACGTCTTCCGCAGCAGTGGGCCGGGCGGCCAGAGCGTCAACACCACCGACTCGGCCGTGCGGATCACGCACCTGCCGACCGGGATCGTGGTCAGCTGCCAGAACGAGAAGAGCCAGCTGCAGAACCGGGAGCAGGCCCTGCGGATCCTGCGCTCGCGGCTGCTCGCCGCGGCCCAGGAGGCGGCCGACGCGGAGGCCAGCGACGCCCGGCGCAGCCAGATCCGCACCGTGGACCGCTCCGAGCGGATCCGCACCTACAACTACCCGGAGAACCGGATCTCCGACCACCGCACCGGCTACAAGTCCTACAACCTCGACCAGGTCCTCGACGGCGACCTCCAGCCGGTCCTGGACTCCTGCGCCGAGGCCGACCTCGCCGCTCGCCTCGAGGCGCTCGAGCAGTGA
- a CDS encoding response regulator transcription factor: protein MARILVADDDVDIRELVEFKLSSLGHDITAVSDGQAAIDACRAQRPDLAVLDVMMPGVSGLDAIRVIRADPALADLPVILLTARAQESDVETGFDSGADDYVTKPFSPRELASRVESLLSRVG, encoded by the coding sequence GTGGCACGGATCCTGGTCGCGGACGACGACGTCGACATCCGCGAGCTCGTGGAGTTCAAGCTGTCCTCGCTCGGGCACGACATCACGGCGGTCTCCGACGGTCAGGCGGCGATCGACGCCTGCCGGGCCCAGCGGCCCGACCTCGCGGTGCTCGACGTGATGATGCCCGGCGTCTCGGGCCTGGACGCGATCCGGGTGATCCGCGCGGACCCCGCGCTCGCCGACCTCCCGGTGATCCTGCTGACCGCACGCGCCCAGGAGTCCGACGTGGAGACCGGCTTCGACTCCGGCGCCGACGACTACGTGACCAAGCCGTTCAGCCCGCGCGAGCTCGCCTCCCGCGTCGAGTCCCTGCTCTCGCGCGTCGGCTGA